A part of Myxococcus landrumus genomic DNA contains:
- the trhA gene encoding PAQR family membrane homeostasis protein TrhA, which yields MTCRDYDWDMASIDPLLARPLEADVKPRLRGLSHALAFLASLVGFFVLVFAPAQGLQRLADGIFGLSLVLMFGISGTYHLLTWSPEANQRLRRMDHAAIYLLIAGTFTPLATLDAPGAWTQGLLWVMWGCALTGAGLSLAGISGTRGMRSGLYVLLGALAAPVMLRLPGVMGSDRATWLLVGGVVYALGAVVYARKWPDPIPSVFGYHEVFHVMVIAAAATHYAVLVDFLWTAR from the coding sequence ATGACGTGCCGTGACTACGACTGGGACATGGCGTCCATCGACCCACTGCTTGCCCGCCCGCTCGAGGCGGACGTGAAGCCCCGGCTCCGGGGCCTGTCCCACGCGCTCGCCTTCCTGGCCTCGCTGGTGGGGTTCTTCGTGTTGGTGTTCGCGCCGGCCCAGGGACTCCAGCGGCTGGCGGATGGCATCTTCGGCCTCTCCCTGGTGCTGATGTTTGGAATCAGCGGGACGTACCACCTGCTGACGTGGAGTCCGGAGGCAAACCAGCGGCTGCGGCGGATGGACCATGCGGCCATCTACCTGCTCATCGCGGGGACCTTCACGCCGCTGGCCACCCTGGATGCGCCGGGGGCCTGGACGCAGGGGCTGCTCTGGGTGATGTGGGGCTGCGCGCTCACGGGCGCGGGGCTGTCCCTGGCGGGCATCAGTGGAACCCGAGGCATGCGCTCGGGGCTCTACGTGCTCCTGGGCGCGCTGGCGGCGCCGGTGATGCTGCGCCTGCCTGGGGTGATGGGCTCGGACCGGGCGACGTGGCTGCTGGTGGGCGGGGTCGTCTATGCGCTGGGGGCCGTCGTCTATGCGCGAAAGTGGCCAGACCCCATCCCCAGCGTCTTTGGCTATCACGAAGTGTTTCACGTCATGGTCATCGCCGCGGCCGCGACGCACTACGCCGTGCTCGTCGATTTCTTGTGGACCGCCCGGTGA
- a CDS encoding CGNR zinc finger domain-containing protein: MVARQRPPPLQAPLPSGEIRDGFKFRSGRLSLDLASTLSGRRTEAPKEQLRTPADLGRWLVLARVAAQVQEPSEEELGQARELREAIYRLAMSRARGESFSARDRAILNRWAAEAPPAPQLGPRGLLWAGAGVRGQFVVLARDAAELLGGPLAENIRHCAQEDCGLLFVDTSRSGLRRWCSMAGCGNKAKVAEFRRRQRSDAR, from the coding sequence ATGGTCGCAAGGCAACGCCCCCCACCGTTACAAGCCCCCCTTCCGTCCGGGGAGATACGGGACGGATTCAAGTTCCGCTCGGGGCGCCTGTCCCTGGACCTGGCGTCGACGCTGTCGGGCCGTCGCACGGAGGCCCCCAAGGAGCAGCTTCGGACGCCCGCGGACCTGGGACGCTGGCTGGTGCTCGCGCGCGTGGCGGCGCAGGTGCAGGAGCCCTCGGAGGAGGAGCTGGGTCAGGCGCGCGAGCTGCGCGAGGCCATCTACCGGCTGGCGATGTCCCGGGCCCGGGGAGAGAGCTTCTCCGCCAGGGACCGGGCCATCCTGAACCGCTGGGCCGCCGAGGCGCCTCCCGCGCCGCAGCTGGGACCGCGGGGACTGCTCTGGGCGGGCGCGGGGGTGCGGGGACAGTTCGTGGTGCTCGCGCGGGATGCGGCGGAGCTGTTGGGCGGACCGCTCGCGGAGAACATCCGGCACTGTGCGCAGGAGGACTGTGGCCTGCTCTTCGTCGACACCTCGCGCTCCGGGCTGCGTCGCTGGTGTTCCATGGCGGGCTGCGGCAACAAGGCCAAGGTGGCCGAGTTCCGGCGCCGTCAGCGCTCCGACGCCCGCTAG
- a CDS encoding helix-turn-helix transcriptional regulator — protein sequence MSRPTTRVLTVLELLQTHGRMSGSELARRLAVDRRTVRRYILKLEELGIPITAERGRDGAYMLVAGFKLPPMMFTDDEVLALSVGLLAARGLGLAEAAPAVASAQAKLERVMPATLKRRVRAVDASVTLDISGSRATLDNASLVALSAATQLRERVRLGYRAAREEDSQRDFDPYGLVWRGGRWYVVGLCHLRQDLRTFRLDRVRSVQPLQVHFERPDDFDALAHVTLSVATLPRAYAVEVLLDADLETARRQVFATLGVLEAVPGGGVRLLGQTDDLDWFARELARLPFAFHIQRPEEMRAVLKTRAQRLLALAGGGGGTKS from the coding sequence ATGTCCCGCCCCACCACGCGTGTGCTCACGGTGCTCGAGCTCTTGCAGACGCATGGGCGGATGAGCGGCTCGGAGCTGGCGCGGCGGCTGGCCGTGGACCGGCGCACGGTGCGCCGCTACATCCTGAAGCTGGAGGAGCTGGGCATTCCCATCACCGCGGAGCGCGGACGGGATGGCGCGTACATGCTGGTGGCGGGCTTCAAGCTGCCGCCGATGATGTTCACCGATGACGAGGTGCTCGCGTTGTCGGTGGGCTTGTTGGCCGCGCGCGGGCTGGGGCTCGCCGAGGCGGCACCGGCTGTCGCCAGCGCGCAGGCGAAGCTGGAGCGGGTGATGCCCGCGACGCTCAAGCGCCGGGTGAGGGCGGTGGATGCGTCGGTGACGCTCGACATCTCCGGCTCCCGGGCGACGCTGGACAATGCCTCGCTCGTCGCGCTGAGCGCGGCCACGCAGCTTCGTGAGCGTGTCCGCCTGGGCTACCGCGCGGCGCGGGAGGAGGACTCACAGCGGGACTTCGACCCGTATGGGCTCGTCTGGCGCGGCGGGCGCTGGTACGTGGTGGGGCTGTGCCACCTGCGCCAGGACCTGCGCACGTTCCGGTTGGACCGGGTGCGCTCCGTCCAGCCGCTCCAGGTCCACTTCGAGCGCCCGGACGACTTCGATGCGCTGGCGCACGTGACGCTCTCGGTCGCCACGCTGCCGCGCGCGTATGCCGTGGAGGTGCTGCTCGACGCGGACCTGGAGACGGCGCGGCGACAGGTGTTCGCGACGTTGGGGGTGCTGGAGGCGGTGCCTGGTGGAGGCGTGCGCCTCCTGGGCCAGACGGATGACCTGGACTGGTTCGCTCGCGAGCTGGCGCGGCTGCCTTTCGCGTTCCACATCCAGCGCCCGGAGGAGATGCGCGCGGTGCTCAAGACGCGAGCCCAGCGGTTGCTTGCGTTGGCGGGCGGCGGCGGCGGCACGAAGTCCTGA
- a CDS encoding LysE family translocator, which translates to MTQTAHLWLFFVLVFGIVILPGMDMAFVLASSLVGGRRAGMSAVGGIIAGAVCHVAVGATGAAVLLTVMPSAFNALLWAGALYVAWMGVSLVRAPFAFRANPHAAPRSALATFRQGALTNLLNPKAYVFMLAVFPQFLRPEYGPIWVQALVLFTLIAVTQVAVYGAVVLAADRARGWLESRPSASTRVAQAVGGLMVLAAIVTVIEGWRGT; encoded by the coding sequence ATGACACAGACCGCTCACCTGTGGCTGTTCTTCGTGCTGGTGTTTGGAATCGTCATCCTCCCGGGGATGGACATGGCCTTCGTGCTGGCCAGCTCCCTGGTGGGAGGACGCCGCGCGGGCATGTCCGCGGTGGGAGGCATCATCGCGGGCGCCGTGTGTCACGTCGCCGTGGGAGCCACGGGCGCCGCGGTGCTCCTCACCGTGATGCCCTCCGCGTTCAACGCCCTGCTGTGGGCGGGTGCGCTGTATGTCGCGTGGATGGGCGTGTCCCTGGTGCGAGCGCCGTTCGCGTTCCGCGCCAACCCCCACGCAGCCCCGCGCTCCGCGCTGGCCACGTTCCGCCAGGGGGCCCTCACCAACCTGCTCAACCCCAAGGCCTATGTGTTCATGCTGGCCGTCTTCCCGCAGTTCCTGCGTCCGGAATACGGCCCCATCTGGGTGCAGGCCCTGGTGCTGTTCACCCTCATCGCCGTCACCCAGGTCGCGGTGTACGGCGCCGTGGTCCTCGCCGCGGACCGCGCTCGAGGCTGGCTGGAGTCACGTCCCTCCGCCAGCACTCGAGTCGCTCAAGCCGTGGGCGGTCTCATGGTGCTCGCCGCCATCGTCACCGTCATCGAAGGCTGGCGCGGCACCTGA
- a CDS encoding GlsB/YeaQ/YmgE family stress response membrane protein translates to MTLETILVWAVIGLIAGWLASAVVGGGYGLVGDIVVGVVGAFLGGFIFRALGAGQPFGGIVGTIFVAFIGAVVLLLVLRAIRSSTVRRT, encoded by the coding sequence ATGACATTGGAGACAATTCTCGTGTGGGCGGTCATCGGGCTCATCGCCGGGTGGTTGGCGTCGGCGGTGGTGGGCGGTGGTTACGGCCTGGTGGGCGATATCGTGGTGGGCGTGGTGGGTGCATTCCTGGGTGGTTTCATCTTCCGCGCCCTGGGGGCGGGTCAGCCCTTCGGTGGGATTGTGGGGACCATCTTCGTGGCCTTCATCGGAGCGGTGGTGTTGCTGCTCGTCTTGAGGGCCATCCGGTCGAGCACCGTCCGAAGAACATGA
- a CDS encoding chitosanase, which yields MKCLGLVWFGAALVGCGSEAGDDASLERTRSELAACSYVITTNTYVGADWWGTLVFKNTGASSMTRPTISFGIPSGVTCDHDEAGWTHTQSGSTCTYSRTSDLTVAANASYTFYYSTNTNQNFTATNVTISDPGCGGTGPGPNPGTGMTANQKKVAEALTSIWENNTPTLAYAYAENIDDGRGYTNGRAGFCTGTGDAIQVIQCYNARRTAANGNVMAKYMAGLTTINNRYQSTGQNQGSTSELDSVGNWVADWGTSYNNTTTRADFKACQDEVSDRLYYTPAMNEATKWGATQALSRMALYDANINHGESGLKSLIRATNNALGNSGQVAPAVGYNGITESAWLQKFLEKRRDVLAADSTWLKAIDRVAAYEKQRRKGNWDLSAPLRNDVRARDCWSTSYPFSGYTVRQINADGTWSTPTSSTFSCQ from the coding sequence ATGAAGTGCCTCGGACTGGTGTGGTTCGGAGCAGCCCTCGTCGGCTGTGGGTCCGAGGCGGGTGACGACGCATCGCTGGAGCGGACGCGGAGCGAGCTGGCGGCTTGTTCGTATGTGATTACAACGAATACCTACGTGGGTGCGGATTGGTGGGGCACCCTCGTCTTCAAGAACACGGGCGCCAGCTCGATGACGCGCCCGACGATTTCCTTCGGCATCCCCAGCGGCGTGACGTGTGACCACGACGAGGCGGGCTGGACACACACGCAGAGCGGCAGCACCTGCACCTATTCCCGGACGTCGGACCTGACGGTCGCCGCGAACGCCTCCTACACGTTCTATTACTCCACCAACACCAACCAGAACTTCACCGCGACGAACGTCACCATCTCCGACCCGGGCTGCGGTGGGACGGGACCGGGGCCCAACCCGGGCACGGGGATGACGGCGAACCAGAAGAAGGTGGCGGAGGCGCTCACCAGCATCTGGGAGAACAACACGCCCACCCTCGCGTATGCGTACGCGGAGAACATCGACGACGGGCGCGGGTACACCAACGGGCGCGCGGGCTTCTGCACTGGCACGGGCGACGCCATTCAGGTCATCCAGTGCTACAACGCGCGGCGCACCGCGGCCAACGGCAACGTCATGGCCAAGTACATGGCGGGGCTCACCACCATCAACAACCGCTATCAGTCGACGGGGCAGAACCAGGGCTCCACGTCGGAGCTCGACTCGGTGGGCAACTGGGTGGCGGACTGGGGCACCAGCTACAACAACACCACGACCCGCGCGGACTTCAAGGCGTGCCAGGACGAGGTGAGCGACCGGCTCTACTACACGCCCGCGATGAACGAGGCCACCAAGTGGGGCGCCACGCAGGCCCTGTCGCGAATGGCCCTGTACGACGCGAACATCAACCACGGTGAGTCCGGCCTCAAGAGCCTCATCCGAGCCACCAACAACGCGCTCGGCAACAGCGGCCAGGTGGCGCCGGCGGTGGGCTACAACGGCATCACCGAGTCGGCGTGGCTCCAGAAGTTCCTGGAGAAGCGCCGCGACGTGCTGGCCGCCGACTCCACGTGGCTGAAGGCCATCGACCGCGTGGCCGCGTACGAGAAGCAGCGCCGAAAGGGCAACTGGGACCTGTCCGCGCCCCTGCGCAACGACGTGCGCGCGCGCGACTGCTGGAGCACGTCCTATCCCTTCAGCGGCTACACCGTGCGGCAGATCAACGCGGACGGCACCTGGAGCACGCCCACCTCGTCCACCTTCTCCTGCCAGTAG
- a CDS encoding sensor histidine kinase encodes MSAARHRAFHWRAFPSRLSTRLLAAFLVPTLLFLAVTGSAVYHLARSLLEEELGTSLSNIAAATASQVHGERMLTIDPGDDVDGTRTWRSLVRTLEGVRDASGVRRVFAVDVHGRVRVDVGGGLPVGAEVPELARDKLELARVFSGQHAASQVLFTGSDGRLYKTGYAPISHGGQVVGAVGVEGSAAFFGPLQRLSRTFTIMGAGALAALAIIALLTARGLSRPLRRLMDSALRIGRGDLTTPVPAEPTLEIGVLARELEVMRGALESRDRQLKMMLAGVAHEVRNPLGGISLFSGLLQEDLKAGAYAEAQEHVTRIQRESAFLQRIVEDFLAFAREQPVTRAPVEAPALLSIVCELSSADASARDITLEVEATPAVLEADGSLLTAAVLNLVKNAVQASPDGGRVRILGSEQDGGYAIRVHDAGGGVPTSEHERIFEPFFTTREKGTGLGLPLARKIARAHGGELHLASSPGDTTFTLTLPLKSTALSRPR; translated from the coding sequence ATGAGCGCGGCGCGACACAGGGCATTTCACTGGAGGGCCTTCCCCAGCCGACTGTCGACCCGGCTGTTGGCGGCGTTCCTCGTGCCCACCCTGCTCTTCCTGGCGGTGACGGGCAGCGCCGTCTACCACCTGGCGCGCTCCCTCTTGGAAGAGGAGCTGGGCACCAGCCTGTCCAACATCGCGGCGGCCACCGCCAGCCAGGTCCACGGCGAGCGCATGCTCACCATCGACCCGGGCGACGACGTGGACGGCACCCGCACGTGGCGCAGCCTGGTGCGCACGCTGGAGGGCGTGCGGGACGCCAGCGGCGTGCGCCGGGTCTTCGCGGTGGATGTCCACGGCCGCGTGCGCGTGGACGTCGGCGGCGGGCTGCCCGTGGGCGCGGAGGTGCCGGAGCTCGCCAGGGACAAGCTGGAGCTCGCGCGCGTCTTCTCCGGACAGCATGCCGCGAGCCAGGTCCTCTTCACCGGCTCCGACGGGCGCCTGTACAAGACGGGTTATGCCCCCATCTCCCACGGGGGCCAGGTGGTGGGCGCGGTGGGCGTGGAGGGCAGCGCCGCCTTCTTCGGGCCGCTCCAGCGACTGTCGCGCACCTTCACCATCATGGGCGCGGGGGCGCTGGCCGCGCTCGCCATCATCGCCCTGCTCACCGCGCGAGGGCTCTCACGCCCGCTGCGACGCCTCATGGACTCCGCGCTGCGCATCGGCCGGGGAGACCTCACCACGCCCGTGCCCGCGGAGCCCACGCTGGAGATTGGCGTGCTGGCGCGCGAGCTGGAGGTGATGCGGGGCGCGCTGGAGAGCCGCGACCGCCAACTGAAGATGATGCTCGCGGGTGTGGCCCACGAGGTGCGCAACCCCCTGGGAGGCATCTCGCTCTTCTCCGGCCTCTTGCAGGAGGACCTGAAGGCGGGGGCGTACGCGGAGGCCCAGGAGCATGTCACCCGCATCCAGCGCGAGTCCGCCTTCCTCCAGCGCATCGTCGAGGACTTCCTCGCCTTCGCGCGCGAGCAGCCCGTGACACGCGCTCCGGTGGAGGCCCCCGCCCTGCTGTCCATCGTGTGCGAGCTGTCCTCCGCCGACGCCAGCGCGCGCGACATCACCCTGGAGGTGGAGGCCACGCCCGCGGTGCTGGAGGCCGATGGCAGCCTGCTCACCGCGGCGGTGCTGAACCTGGTGAAGAACGCGGTGCAGGCCTCGCCCGATGGAGGCCGGGTCCGCATCCTCGGCTCCGAGCAGGACGGCGGCTACGCCATCCGCGTGCATGACGCAGGCGGAGGCGTGCCGACCTCCGAGCACGAGCGCATCTTCGAGCCCTTCTTCACCACCCGGGAGAAGGGCACCGGACTGGGACTGCCCCTGGCTCGCAAAATCGCGCGGGCCCATGGTGGAGAGCTGCACCTGGCGTCGAGCCCCGGTGACACGACCTTCACCCTGACGCTGCCCTTGAAGTCGACGGCCCTCAGCCGGCCACGTTGA